The following are encoded in a window of Gramella sp. MT6 genomic DNA:
- a CDS encoding cyclase family protein, which produces MLANISHLGNSYKIDFSHPLDISISLRGDNKNPMAWYLKHPKIEPVVDGDFIGKVSKGSSVNFNNIWFNPHAHATHTECVGHISSETHTIQQHLKTFFFKAELISIEPQKKGDDFVFTKEQLQKKMKDFNAEALVLRTLPNYIGKISKNHSHTNWPYIEENAMIYIRELGIKHLLTDQPSVDREKDEGKLLAHKAFWDYPKNTRFDATITELIYVPNKIEDGDYFLNLQPASFENDAAPCKPVLYKIIE; this is translated from the coding sequence ATGTTAGCGAACATAAGCCATCTTGGCAATTCATATAAAATAGATTTCTCTCATCCACTGGATATTTCTATCAGTCTTCGCGGGGATAATAAGAACCCAATGGCCTGGTATTTAAAGCACCCGAAGATTGAACCCGTGGTTGATGGTGATTTTATCGGGAAAGTGAGCAAAGGGTCTTCCGTGAATTTCAATAATATCTGGTTTAATCCGCATGCCCATGCTACGCATACCGAATGTGTGGGCCACATCAGCAGCGAAACACATACTATTCAGCAGCATCTGAAAACCTTCTTTTTCAAAGCTGAACTTATTTCCATTGAACCTCAGAAAAAAGGTGACGACTTCGTTTTCACTAAAGAACAGCTACAAAAGAAAATGAAAGATTTCAATGCTGAAGCGCTTGTGTTGCGAACACTTCCAAATTATATCGGGAAGATCTCCAAAAATCATTCGCATACCAACTGGCCGTATATTGAGGAAAATGCCATGATCTATATTCGTGAATTAGGCATTAAACATTTGTTGACCGATCAGCCTTCAGTCGATAGGGAAAAAGATGAAGGAAAATTACTGGCTCATAAAGCCTTCTGGGATTATCCAAAGAACACCAGGTTTGATGCTACAATTACAGAATTGATCTATGTCCCGAATAAGATTGAAGATGGAGATTATTTCCTGAATCTTCAACCCGCTTCTTTTGAAAATGATGCCGCTCCCTGCAAGCCAGTATTGTATAAAATTATTGAGTGA
- a CDS encoding DUF4260 domain-containing protein — MKTTLKLEELAMLLLGIWLFSLQDLSWWWFIGLFFVPDLGMLGYLINNKWGAFFYNIFHHKGLAIVIGLTGYYLKLQELEIAGIILFAHSSFDRLLGYGLKFEKGFKFTHLGEIGK; from the coding sequence ATGAAAACTACCTTAAAACTGGAAGAACTTGCCATGCTCCTTCTGGGAATCTGGTTATTTAGCCTTCAGGACCTTAGCTGGTGGTGGTTCATTGGTCTGTTCTTTGTGCCAGACCTTGGAATGCTGGGCTATCTTATTAATAACAAATGGGGCGCTTTTTTCTATAATATCTTTCACCATAAAGGCCTTGCGATTGTTATTGGCTTAACTGGATATTATCTTAAATTGCAGGAACTGGAAATTGCCGGAATTATTTTGTTCGCGCATTCCAGCTTTGACCGCTTGCTTGGATACGGATTAAAGTTCGAAAAAGGCTTTAAATTTACACATCTGGGAGAAATAGGAAAATAA
- a CDS encoding DUF4230 domain-containing protein, which translates to MELLFIGLAVGAVAAYFIFAAFNKERSRSKTSEQSVVLMDKIKSVCKFITVEGDFSEIYHYENLKEKYLSLILGKKKAIVLVTAKAHVGFDLSKIRMDSDNENKKIILTNFPQPELLTIETDFKYYDKREGWANPFTTSDLTDINRDAKKTIVDKIPQSGLLDKAKSEALDTILLMEKIVETIGWKLDYTALTIENTENKSLEN; encoded by the coding sequence ATGGAATTACTCTTTATAGGATTGGCCGTGGGTGCCGTGGCAGCTTACTTCATTTTTGCAGCTTTTAATAAGGAACGCTCGAGATCGAAGACCAGCGAACAATCAGTTGTTTTAATGGATAAGATCAAAAGTGTTTGCAAATTTATTACCGTGGAAGGTGATTTTTCTGAGATCTATCATTATGAAAATCTGAAAGAAAAATATCTTAGTCTTATCCTCGGAAAGAAGAAAGCCATTGTCCTGGTAACTGCCAAAGCGCATGTAGGTTTCGACCTGAGTAAGATCAGGATGGATAGCGACAATGAGAATAAAAAGATCATCCTTACCAATTTTCCGCAGCCGGAACTGTTAACTATTGAAACAGATTTTAAATATTACGACAAACGTGAAGGCTGGGCAAATCCGTTTACGACTTCAGATCTAACCGATATAAACCGTGATGCGAAAAAGACCATTGTAGATAAGATCCCTCAAAGCGGACTACTGGATAAAGCGAAATCTGAAGCTTTGGACACTATTCTTCTAATGGAAAAGATCGTGGAAACCATTGGCTGGAAGTTAGATTATACGGCACTGACCATTGAAAATACCGAAAATAAAAGTTTAGAAAATTAA
- a CDS encoding MmcQ/YjbR family DNA-binding protein, translated as MNIDTFRDYCLAKKGVTEGLPFGPDNLVLKVMGKMFSIVSLDEVPPRANLKCDPDRAIELREEYEDNILPGYHMNKQHWNTLVLDGRLNPKLIFELIDHSYELVVNGLTAKLKKELEDL; from the coding sequence ATGAACATCGATACATTCAGAGATTATTGCCTTGCAAAAAAAGGAGTTACCGAAGGTCTTCCCTTTGGTCCGGATAATCTCGTTTTAAAGGTAATGGGCAAGATGTTCTCTATCGTTTCTCTGGACGAGGTGCCGCCTAGGGCGAATTTGAAATGTGATCCTGACCGGGCCATCGAGCTTCGGGAAGAATATGAAGACAATATTCTGCCGGGCTATCATATGAATAAGCAACACTGGAATACACTTGTTCTGGACGGAAGATTAAATCCAAAACTGATATTTGAATTGATCGACCATTCTTACGAACTTGTAGTTAACGGACTCACCGCAAAGCTGAAAAAGGAACTTGAAGATTTATAA
- a CDS encoding DNA mismatch repair protein MutS, with amino-acid sequence MTKAEEFYSSRQAKYSELKKQISRKLAFSSTLRLVVFLAICASIYFFFGNITILLPLAIVLIAVFILLISRHTDLKKERDKLAALIDINQLELRILKTRDFSDLPDGKKFEPEDHEYARDIDLFGRKSFFQFLNRTALKEGKARLAKILLANKTEDILKKQEAIKELSSKADWRQNYSATATLVKTETDSKFILNWIRNYKSFVPKYMKWFPAVFSVLSIAVLALFYFDIIGGSQVLLWFIIGVLITGVFLKKINDLSGTVSKVQDTFQQYHQLLAFLETEEFESGLMKEVKNSITSESKKASVILKEFSRAIDALDQRNNFLFGIFANGFFLWDLRQCYRLEKWIQHHHTAVEHWFEAVERTDAYNSLGNFSFNHESYHFPEILKKGLGTTAKNLGHPLLHPQKRVNNDFRIDGEQFFIITGANMAGKSTFLRTVALQIVMANIGLPVCAESCSYAPTKLITSMRTSDSLGDDESYFFSELKRLKFIVDKIQTEDYFIILDEILKGTNSTDKAIGSRKFVQRLVDTNSTGIIATHDLSLCEISQELEQVENYYFDAEIVNNELHFDYHLKNGVCKNMNASFLLRKMKIVEE; translated from the coding sequence ATGACAAAAGCTGAAGAATTTTACTCCTCGCGACAGGCGAAATACTCCGAATTAAAAAAACAGATCTCCAGAAAATTAGCTTTTTCAAGCACCTTAAGGTTAGTAGTCTTTCTGGCGATCTGCGCCTCAATTTATTTTTTCTTCGGAAATATTACTATCCTGTTACCACTGGCAATTGTACTTATAGCTGTTTTCATACTCTTAATTTCCAGGCATACAGATCTTAAAAAAGAACGGGACAAGTTAGCGGCTTTAATCGATATCAATCAACTGGAACTTAGGATCCTTAAAACACGAGATTTCTCAGACCTGCCTGACGGAAAGAAGTTTGAACCCGAAGATCACGAGTATGCCCGGGACATTGATCTTTTCGGCAGAAAATCTTTCTTCCAGTTTCTTAATAGAACCGCTTTAAAAGAAGGAAAAGCCAGGCTCGCTAAAATTTTACTAGCGAATAAAACCGAGGATATTCTAAAGAAACAGGAAGCAATAAAGGAACTGTCTTCCAAAGCCGACTGGAGACAGAACTATTCTGCTACCGCGACTTTGGTTAAAACCGAAACCGATTCTAAATTCATCCTTAACTGGATTCGTAATTACAAGAGTTTCGTGCCGAAATACATGAAATGGTTTCCTGCGGTATTTTCAGTATTATCAATTGCTGTTTTGGCGCTATTCTATTTTGATATCATTGGCGGCTCCCAGGTGCTATTATGGTTTATCATCGGAGTACTTATAACCGGAGTTTTCCTGAAAAAGATCAATGACCTGTCTGGAACTGTAAGCAAGGTGCAAGATACTTTTCAGCAATATCACCAGTTACTGGCATTTCTGGAGACTGAAGAATTCGAATCAGGATTAATGAAAGAAGTAAAGAATTCCATTACATCAGAATCAAAAAAAGCTTCCGTCATTTTAAAGGAATTTTCCCGGGCAATAGATGCGCTGGATCAACGAAACAATTTCCTTTTCGGGATCTTCGCTAACGGATTCTTTCTCTGGGATCTTAGGCAATGCTATCGACTAGAAAAATGGATTCAGCATCATCATACCGCCGTGGAACATTGGTTTGAAGCCGTGGAAAGAACAGATGCTTATAACAGCCTGGGGAATTTCAGCTTTAATCATGAGTCATATCATTTTCCTGAAATTCTGAAAAAAGGCCTAGGGACTACCGCTAAAAATTTAGGTCATCCATTATTACATCCACAAAAGCGTGTCAATAATGATTTCAGGATCGATGGCGAACAGTTCTTTATTATTACCGGTGCGAATATGGCCGGGAAAAGTACATTCTTACGTACGGTCGCGCTGCAGATCGTGATGGCAAATATCGGTCTTCCGGTTTGTGCGGAATCCTGCAGCTATGCTCCTACCAAACTTATCACCAGCATGCGTACCAGCGATTCCCTGGGAGATGATGAGTCTTATTTCTTTTCAGAATTAAAAAGGCTGAAATTTATAGTGGATAAGATACAGACCGAAGATTATTTTATCATTCTGGATGAGATCCTGAAGGGAACCAACAGTACCGACAAAGCGATAGGGTCAAGGAAATTTGTGCAGCGCCTGGTAGACACTAATTCCACAGGGATCATTGCGACGCATGATCTGAGCTTATGTGAGATAAGTCAGGAATTAGAGCAGGTAGAAAATTACTATTTCGATGCTGAAATTGTGAATAATGAACTGCATTTCGACTATCATTTAAAAAATGGTGTATGTAAGAATATGAATGCCTCATTTTTACTTCGGAAAATGAAAATCGTGGAAGAATAA
- a CDS encoding metal-dependent hydrolase, whose protein sequence is MDSVTQIVLGAAVGEAVLGKKVGKKAILYGAIAGTIPDLDTLVGNFFDTITAIEIHRGFSHSIVFAILFAPIFGWIISKIESSSEATWKNWSWLMFWGLFTHPLLDAHTTWGTQLFWPFDLRLAYKNIFVIDPLYTLPFLFFLIMAMRFNRTDPKRRKYNRLGLIVSSIYLLVITPALKFYTFQKFEAALEEQNITYERMDTRPTPLNSILWTANIETNESFLIGNYSVFDTQPIDFYTVPKNYDLAGELADDPNLNRLIQISDGWYTFSEKNGDLYFNDLRFGNMDIEDPDSEFIFSYKLAREHGELTATETEKEMTDAKKLLPRLWARILGN, encoded by the coding sequence ATGGATTCAGTAACCCAGATCGTTTTAGGAGCAGCTGTTGGAGAAGCAGTGCTTGGTAAGAAAGTCGGTAAAAAAGCTATCCTCTACGGAGCGATTGCCGGAACCATTCCAGATCTCGACACGCTGGTTGGCAATTTTTTTGATACCATCACAGCTATTGAAATTCATCGTGGTTTTTCCCATTCTATAGTTTTCGCGATCCTCTTTGCCCCTATTTTTGGTTGGATCATCTCAAAGATCGAATCGAGTTCTGAAGCTACCTGGAAGAACTGGTCATGGTTAATGTTCTGGGGCTTGTTCACGCATCCCTTACTCGATGCGCATACTACCTGGGGTACCCAGCTTTTCTGGCCTTTCGATCTGAGACTTGCCTACAAGAATATCTTTGTAATAGATCCGCTTTACACCCTGCCGTTTCTGTTCTTTCTTATCATGGCCATGAGGTTTAACCGGACAGACCCTAAAAGAAGAAAATATAACCGGCTTGGGCTTATTGTGAGCAGTATTTATTTGTTAGTGATCACTCCGGCATTAAAATTCTATACATTTCAGAAATTTGAAGCTGCCCTGGAAGAGCAAAATATCACTTATGAAAGAATGGACACCAGGCCAACTCCTTTAAATTCTATATTATGGACTGCCAATATCGAAACAAATGAATCCTTTCTTATTGGGAATTATTCTGTTTTTGACACTCAGCCAATAGATTTCTATACCGTCCCCAAAAACTATGATCTGGCCGGCGAGCTGGCTGATGATCCCAACCTGAACAGATTGATCCAGATAAGTGATGGCTGGTATACATTTTCAGAAAAGAACGGAGATCTCTATTTCAATGACCTCAGATTCGGGAATATGGATATCGAAGATCCTGATTCCGAATTTATTTTCAGTTATAAATTAGCCAGGGAGCACGGCGAACTAACCGCTACTGAAACTGAAAAGGAAATGACCGATGCCAAAAAGCTTCTGCCGAGACTTTGGGCGCGCATTCTGGGTAATTAA
- a CDS encoding DUF885 domain-containing protein — protein sequence MRLLPALLAILIFFSASVYAQKDSLALETVIKKFQDHKPYKGSDYPLGLYTKEHYKKEAEFAEKLLKDIKKLDYSELSESQKISADLLKYDLKNTVKTYEFKAYLNPLLSDSGFHLSLNYQIRDLNNYAQVRAYLNKLNAIPEYVDQHFKLLREGLKEGITQPLVIFEGYENTYDSQIVDNYKESYFYQPFENLPATLSEKQKDSVLNAAEQAISNNVIPEFERIKKFFETEYFPETRTALGVSEIPNGAEYYDYLLEYYTTLDLSADEVHNIGLDEVKRINTEMKKVMAETGFEGSFSEFFDFLRTDEQFYAETPEELLMFARDIAKRIDAKLPAYFTKLPRKPYGVAEVPAAIAPKYTTGRYIGASNETQPGYYWVNTYDLPSRPKYVLPSLTAHEAVPGHHLQISLNNELGDEIPEFRRRFYISAFGEGWGLYSEFLAEEMGIYRNPYEIFGKLTYEQWRACRLVVDTGIHAKGWTRDQAVDFMKKNTALTIHEINTEVDRYISWPGQAVSYKIGELKIRELRKKAEEALGADFDIRKFHEVILEEGVVTLPILEKRVMEYIKSNS from the coding sequence ATGCGATTGCTCCCGGCACTTCTGGCCATTCTTATATTTTTTTCCGCTTCGGTTTACGCTCAAAAAGATTCTTTAGCCCTGGAAACCGTAATAAAGAAATTTCAGGACCACAAACCTTATAAAGGTTCAGATTATCCACTCGGACTTTACACTAAAGAACATTACAAAAAGGAAGCTGAATTTGCTGAAAAACTGCTGAAAGACATAAAAAAACTGGATTATTCTGAACTTTCTGAATCTCAAAAAATATCTGCTGATCTTCTGAAATATGACTTGAAGAATACCGTGAAAACTTATGAATTCAAAGCTTATCTCAATCCGCTTTTATCTGATTCCGGATTTCACCTTAGCCTGAATTATCAAATTCGTGATCTGAACAATTATGCGCAGGTTAGAGCCTATCTGAATAAACTAAATGCGATTCCCGAATATGTAGATCAGCATTTTAAATTATTGCGTGAAGGTTTAAAAGAAGGGATCACTCAACCACTGGTAATTTTCGAAGGTTACGAGAATACTTATGATTCTCAGATCGTAGATAATTATAAGGAAAGTTATTTCTATCAACCTTTTGAAAACCTTCCTGCAACTTTATCTGAAAAGCAAAAAGATTCAGTTTTAAACGCTGCTGAACAAGCGATCTCGAATAATGTTATTCCTGAATTCGAGCGTATCAAAAAATTCTTTGAAACCGAATATTTCCCAGAAACCAGAACTGCCTTAGGAGTTTCCGAAATCCCGAACGGAGCAGAATATTATGATTACCTGCTGGAGTATTACACCACTTTAGACCTTAGTGCCGATGAAGTTCATAATATTGGACTAGACGAGGTTAAAAGGATCAATACCGAAATGAAAAAGGTAATGGCCGAAACCGGTTTTGAAGGTAGTTTTTCTGAATTCTTTGACTTCTTGCGAACAGATGAACAATTCTATGCTGAGACCCCTGAGGAATTACTAATGTTCGCCAGGGATATCGCCAAACGTATCGATGCGAAGTTGCCGGCATATTTCACCAAACTACCAAGAAAACCATACGGAGTCGCAGAAGTTCCTGCCGCGATAGCTCCGAAGTATACCACCGGAAGATATATTGGAGCGTCGAATGAAACTCAGCCGGGATATTACTGGGTAAACACTTACGATCTCCCAAGCCGACCAAAATATGTTTTACCCTCATTAACGGCCCACGAAGCCGTGCCGGGACATCATCTGCAGATCTCTTTAAACAATGAATTAGGAGATGAAATCCCTGAATTCAGAAGGAGATTTTATATCTCCGCTTTTGGTGAAGGCTGGGGATTATATTCTGAATTTCTGGCGGAAGAAATGGGAATATACCGCAATCCTTATGAGATCTTCGGAAAGCTTACTTACGAACAATGGCGTGCCTGCCGACTGGTCGTAGATACCGGGATCCATGCAAAAGGCTGGACGAGAGACCAGGCTGTAGATTTTATGAAAAAGAACACCGCGCTTACCATTCACGAGATCAATACCGAAGTAGACCGTTATATTTCCTGGCCGGGACAGGCTGTTTCATACAAGATCGGAGAATTAAAGATCCGTGAATTGCGAAAGAAAGCGGAAGAAGCTTTAGGAGCTGATTTCGATATCAGGAAATTTCATGAGGTCATCCTGGAAGAAGGGGTAGTGACCTTACCAATTCTCGAGAAAAGGGTGATGGAGTATATCAAATCCAATTCTTAG
- a CDS encoding alkylphosphonate utilization protein: MTIEESLKERSDSTCELCSNKDNLHVFEVPDSPEEGLESSILICETCKEQIEDPEKTEANHWRCLNDSMWSTIPAVQVMAWRMLNRLKSEGWPQDLLDMMYMEDGVKEWAKAGIQEEKAENFILHKDSNGAIIEAGDTVVLTKDLNVKGSSLTAKRGTAVRRVSLVHDNAEQIEGKVEGQQIVILTKFVKKV; this comes from the coding sequence ATGACCATTGAAGAAAGCCTTAAAGAACGCAGTGATTCTACCTGTGAATTGTGCAGCAACAAAGATAATCTACACGTATTTGAAGTTCCGGATTCACCTGAAGAAGGATTGGAAAGCAGTATTCTTATTTGCGAAACCTGTAAAGAACAGATCGAAGATCCTGAAAAAACAGAGGCTAACCACTGGCGTTGTTTAAATGACTCTATGTGGAGCACGATTCCGGCAGTCCAGGTGATGGCCTGGAGAATGCTTAACAGATTGAAATCTGAAGGATGGCCGCAAGACCTTCTGGATATGATGTATATGGAAGATGGGGTAAAGGAATGGGCAAAAGCTGGTATTCAGGAAGAAAAGGCTGAAAATTTCATTTTACATAAAGACAGTAACGGAGCGATAATAGAAGCCGGAGATACCGTTGTTCTAACCAAAGACCTCAACGTTAAAGGTTCAAGTTTAACCGCAAAAAGAGGAACCGCCGTAAGAAGAGTTTCCCTGGTTCATGATAATGCAGAGCAAATCGAAGGAAAAGTTGAAGGTCAGCAGATCGTGATCCTTACAAAATTTGTCAAAAAAGTATAG
- a CDS encoding VF530 family protein → MSENINKNEQPNNPLHGVKLATIMEKLHAHYGWDGLADRININCFKSNPTIKSSLKFLRRTPWAREKVERLYLKTDFK, encoded by the coding sequence ATGAGCGAAAATATTAATAAGAACGAGCAACCGAACAATCCGCTTCATGGAGTAAAGCTGGCTACCATCATGGAAAAGCTGCATGCCCATTACGGTTGGGATGGCCTTGCCGATCGCATCAATATCAATTGCTTTAAAAGTAATCCTACGATAAAATCCAGCCTGAAATTCTTAAGAAGAACACCCTGGGCCAGAGAGAAAGTGGAAAGGCTTTATTTGAAAACAGATTTCAAATAA